TCCAACCAGCAGCACAAGGAGCAGCGGCAGCAGCAGGTAGAGGCTGAGGAGATGGTCGGCGGTCGCCAGCCCGTCGCGCACCACTGCCGTCACGCGCTCGAGATGATGGCCGAGCAGCAGCCCAACGGCGCCACGCCAGACAGCCGCGACGAGCGTGAGGTCCCCCGCCGAAGCCGACTGATAGGCGCTCGCCGCGCTGAGACGAACTAGGACGAGCGGGAGGGTGAGAGCTGCCACCGCGGCTTGCGCCGCAGCCCACCCCGCTCGCCATCGTCCTCCGCCGCTCAGCGCTGCGCGGCCAAGCGCCAGCGCCCAGCTGACCGGGATGAAGAGCGCCCCGAAAAAGTGGAGGTGCGCCAGCGCCGTCAGCGAGGCAGCATGGACGATCCACCACCTCCGCCTCCCGTTTGCTGCCTCGAGGAAGCTGCCAAGAGCGAGGATGGCAAGCGGCGGCAGCAGCGCGTACATGCGGATCTCTTGGCCGTAGTAAAGCGCGGCGGGAGAGAGCGCCGCCACGAGCGCGGCAGTTCCCGCGGCGACCGCACTGACAAGCCGCCGGCCCAGCCACCAGATGAGCGGCACCGTCAGCACGCTCGGCAGCAGGCTCGAGAACCGCGCCGCGAAATCGCTCGCGCCGGCAAGGGCGACCCAGCCTTTCAGCAAGAGAAAGTACAGCGGGAGGTGATCTGGCTCCACGCCGGCGACAATCGCGGCAACAGGCTGGCGCGCGTGCCAGAGGCTCCCCGCCTCATCGTTCCAGACACTTTGCGCGGTGAGGGTGGTAACCCGAAGGGCAAAGGCGAGCAGCGTCAGTCCGCAAGGCACAAGCAGGGCGAGCGCCTGCGCCGCGCGCCCCGGCACCGACCGGCCAGGGGGCGGCCGAGAGGCCGGGTCCTCGCGCTGGCCGTCTCCGCTTTGGCGCCGCGCTGCTGGCCGTGCGGAGGGGATGCGTGCGGCGGCGGAGGAAAGCCGGGGGAAGAAAAGCGGAGAACGAGGGGAAGGCTCAGCCACGCGTCCAGCGCGCGACGACTTGGCCGGTCGGCACGCGGAGATGCTCCTGCTCCCGCGTGATGCGGATCTCGTCGTAGAAGCCGGGCTCGCCGAGATCAAGCGCCACCCGCGCGCTCCCCTCGGCGTCCGGGCGGACGCGCTGGCTCTCGTAATAGCGGCCGTTCTTCATGAACCACATCATATAGCGCTCATCGCCCGTCAAGGGCGGCAGCCCGGTGACCGCCACGAGGATTGTCGGCGCGCTTGGACGCTCATAGACTGCCCCGACAATCGCGCCGTCGCCGCTGAAGCGCGAGATGCGGATATCGGGCGCGGTGGCGAACCGAAGCAGCCGGGCGTTTCGATCGGACACCGACTGCGCACTGAAGGCGAACGCGAGCGCGACGAACAGGAGCGCGGAGAGGAGAGCGAGGGAAGCGATGACAATTGCCTGCGAGAGCGGACGGCCAAACACTGTCCGCGCCGGCGCTCCCGTCCTCTCCGGAGCAACAGAGTAGGTCATCGGCCTGTCCAGACGGGACGGCGCTTTTCGAGAAAAGCCCGAACTCCTTCACGAAAATCTTCGCTCAGATAGCAGAAGAAGAGCAAGTCACGGCCGTCGACCGCCCGACGCGCCGCCGCAAGCCGGCGGATTCCTTCTTTGGTCGCCTGCAAGGTGCGGGGCGCATGCCCGGCAAGCTCCCGCGCAAGCGCATCAACGCGGCGGTCAAGGTCATCGGGCCGGGTCACTTCCGTCAAAAAACCGGCGGCGAGCGCCTCTTGGGCGGAGAGCAGCCGTCCGGTGAAGAGGAGCGCCTTGGCATGGGCTGGCCCGATAAGGTCAACCAGCCGCGAGAGGTTGCCCAAGGGGAGGCAGTTGCCGAGCGTGCGGGCGATTGGAATGCCGACCTGGGCATCATCAGCAGCGATGCGCAGGTCGCAGGCAGCGGCCAACGAACAGCCCCCGCCGGTCGCGACGCCGCGGATCTTGGCGATCACCGGCTTGGCGAGCCGCTCCAGCGCATCGAGCATGCCTTCTACCTCCTGCTCATAGGCGAGGACATCCGCCTCGGTGCGCAGGGAAGCGAACTCGGCGATATCCGCCCCCGCCGCAAACGCTTTGTCGCCCGCGCCAGTGAGAACGACGACCCGAATATCAGCGCGCTCATTGAGCGCCTCGAACAGCGCACGCAAGAGCCGATACATCGCGCGGTTCATGGCATTCCGCGCTGCCGGGCGGTTCAGCGTGATTGTGGCAATAGGGCCATCCTCGGCGAGGAGAACCTCGTCGGTCGCCGCGAGCGCATCTGCATTCACTGGTCGTACTCATCCTCGGCCGCCTCTTCAGCGGCGCCGTTCGCTCGAGCAGTATAGCCGGCCCGGCCGACAAACTCGTAGAGCACGTAGCGCCCTGCCTGGTCGACCTTTCGATAGTTCGCCCGGAGCGCTTCCCAGACCGGCGGCGGCATGCAGAGACAGTCGCCGGCGAGCGGGTCGTCATCGCCGAGCAGGATGAGGCGCGGGTAGCGTCCCGCGTCGAGGTCGGCGACCAGCTCGTCCTCCCGCCAGCGCCCTTCGTTCCACAGGATCGAGAAGATGACATACTCAAAGGCGAGGGGCTTGCCGGCGAGCGCCGTGATCGCGAGGTCCTCGCTCAAAACATCCCCTGGCGCTTCGCGGGCCGCTTGGATTGCCCATTCGACCGCGGGACGGTCCGCCGCCGCGAGCGCAGGACCGCGCCGCACTGTTTCAGCGGCCGACGTCGCCGACGGAGCGATGACGAGGAAGACCGCCGCCGCGCCGGCGAGCGCGAACCGCGGCCGAGTTGCGAAGAGCAGCGCGAGGGTCCCGCCCGCGAGCAGGGACGCCGCTGCCAGCGGCTCGAGCCAGTAGTTGAACGAAGCACCGTCTTTGCCAAGCGCCACCACGTTCGGTGTGGTGAAAACGAAGTACAGCTTCCAGAGCAGCCACGAGCGCGGCAGGACGAGGAGCCCGACAAGTCCAGTGATGAAGAGCGGCCCGGCGACGGTCGTCGCCCAGCCGATCCAGTCGAGAACGAGGCTTGCGGAGTAGGGATTCAGGTTCGCCCAGACAATATGGCGGAGAAAATTGCCGCCCGTTGTCCAGTCGAGGGTGAGCACAATCGTCGCGAGCGGGGAAATGAACGCGCCAAAGAAGAGCGCGGCGTCGCGCCAGCGCCGTTCCAGCATCAGCCAAGCAACGATCGCCGCCGGAGCAGCAAGATAGGTCTGTTTCGTCATCACGGAGAGCAGCAGGAGCGCCGCCGCGGGAAGGAGGCGGCCCCGGGCCCCGACGACGAGCCCGGCGAGCGAGAGAGCAAGGGCGAGGCTATCTACCCGATGCAGCCCGATCCACTCGGTCGCGGCAGGCTGCGCGAGGAAGGCGAAGGCTGCCAGCATCCCCCACGCCCACGTCGTTTGGCGCCGCACCGCGAGAGCAATGCAGAACGCTGCAAGCGCGAAGGCCGCCAACGAGAGCAGCCGACCAGGGACGAGCGAAGGACCGGTAAGAGCGGAGAGCAGGGCGACGATCAGGTAGTACAGCGGGGTATAGGCGGTCACGGCATACGGCGGCTGCCCGAGCGGGGGATAGAGGGGCTGGCCGGCGGCAACGGCGAGCGCTTGGGAGAGGACAATCCCTTCGCCGTACAGCGCCTCAGTGGGGCGCATCGCGACAACGACCCCAAGCGCGAGAGTTGCGAGAGCGGGAACCGCTGCGAGCGCAAGCCCCGCCGCGAGAAGAAAGGACCGCCAAGGAGCCGCGACGCCCGTCAGATCAGCGCACCCCTCGGAAGCCGAGGAAATCCTCGAGAGCGGTTTGAACCGCCTCGGGATTGTCCTCGTGCAGCGTGTGGAATGACTCGGGGATCTCAACGTACCGGCCGTCGCGCAGCTCCGCCGCCATCCGCTCCGCGACCTCGGCGTCGAGCACCGGGCTGAATGCGCCGCGCAGGATGAGGGTCGGCGCTTGAATGTCGCGCACGATCTGCCACCAGTCGATCTCGGCGCCGATGCCAGAGCGCTGACGGATCGTCGGGCTCCACTTCCAGACAAGCGCGCCGTCTTCGCGCCGCTTCAAGCTGTGGGAGACAACCCAGCGGAAATAATGGATGCCCGGATAGGGATTGCTCCGATGGAGATGACGAGCAGCATGCTCAATGCTCTCCCACGTCTCCGGCTCGGGCGGTCCCGCCATTTCGCTCGCTCGGCGGCTCACTTCCGGACCGATATCGATCACCACAAGCCGCGTCACTCGATGAGGCCGGGTCGCAGCGTAATACATCGCATTGCGTCCGCCCATTGACAGCCCGATCAGGATCAGCCGCTCGATCCCGAGCTGGTCGAGAATGCCATCAATGTCGCTCGCCGTGAATGTCGGACCGTACTGATCGGCCGGGTCGCTGTCCCCATGGCCGCGCTGATCCAGCGCCAGAACACGAAAATGCGGCTGAAGCGCGATCGCTAAGGTATCCCACGCATGGGCATGGGAAGCGAACCCGTGAAGGAGAAGGAGCGGCTCCCGCTCCTCTCCTCCCCAATCAAGGAGGTGGAGCTTCAGGCCGTTGACGAAAAAATCGCGCTCAATCGGCGCGAGGAGGTTCACCTCTTCCTCCGCACGTAGGCACTCCCACCAATGGTACCAGACCGAGCGGAGGAGCGGCGCTCACCTCCGGCCGACGCTCGGCCGCGGCCGGCGAGGTGGAGGCAGCGGTGAGGACGCCGTCCACGCCCGTCCGCAGGCAGGACAGAGGCTATAACCGCCGGGGACCGCCCGCCCGCAGGCCGCACACACCCATAGCCCAAGGTTGACCGCCATGACCGTCCTCCACGAGTCGGGAGCTCGGATCGACACCTGGCGCCTGCGGCAGTATACCAACCAGCCAAGCAAGGGATCAACGCAGCAGGCGGTCCTTCACTTCACCGAGCACAAAAATCCGATCAATGACGTAGCAGCCGCCAACGGCCGATGTTCATGCCATCGCGAACGGGCGCGTGCGGCGCCGGCTGCTGCTGGGAACGCCCCCATCACCCGCCAGCGAACTGGGCTGACCACTGAAGCGTAGCGGCGCTCCCCCGTCCGGAACGAGGCGAGCAGCGCCGCCGGGACCGGTGCTGGGCTGTGGCAGACGGCATGACAGCTCCCGCGCGCAGCAGCGCGCTCTTCCCTCATCCGGCTTCTCGCGCCGCAGGTGACACTACGGCTGCTGCAGCGCAGCTGCTCCGCCTCGGCGCGGCGCTTCCCGCATCCGCCATTGGCGCAGCAGGGGAGCCGCCTTAGAGCACTCTCGCGCCTAGGAAAGCCGGGCAGTCTTTGGCCGTATCAGCGGTTCTGCTGCGCAAGCCGGCGCTGCTGGGCGGTCTTTTCCTTCTCGATCCGGTCTTGGGCCCAGAGCTGGCGATCAGAGGTGATCCGATATTCGATCACATTCTGACCGTTCTTCTTCTGCTCATCGAGCCAGCGGGAGAAGGCATTGCCCCGTATGGTCTCGAGGGTCTCGCTGTCGAGTTCGCGGACTTGCGGTCCGTCCAGCCGCTGGAGCACCCAGTAGCCCAAGCGCGTGCTGAAGGGGCCTTCGATGCCAGAGCCAGTCAAACCGAAGGCTGCTTTATCGAAATCGAGGTCTTTGACCCCGCGGGCCACCCAGCCCAGGTCGCCGGCTTTGTCGCGCGACATCGAGTCGAGCGATTTCTCCGCGGCAAGCTGTTCCCACGACCCGCCGTTTCGGAGCTGCTCGAGCACCTCCCGCGCCTCCGACTCCTGCGAGAGGAGAATGCCGCGGAGATGCACCTGCTCGGCGCTGGTCGGCACCTCGGCTTTCAGCTTCTCTTCGAGTTTCTGGCGCAACAGGCGGGTCCGTACTTGCTCGCGATACTCGGCGTCCGACAGGCCCGAGAAGGAGAGAACGTTGCGGTACCGCTCCTCAAAGGGGGCCGGGACCGGCGTCGGAGTGGGCTGCGGTGTCGGCGTCGCGAACGGGTCGGCCGGCCCCATCGTCGGCTCAGGGGTTGGGGCGGGAAGCGGTTCGAGGTCTTTGCGCAGCTGCGCATCAACCTCTTCCGGCGTGACGACGATGCCCATCTTCGGCGCAAGCTGGCGCACCAGTTCATCATCGACCCAGTCGAAGACGATCTGCGTCGGCAGCACTGAGCGCTGGCTCGCGATCTGCTGCGCAAACTGCTGCCCCCCGAACTGATTGAACAGGTCGGCCTGCGAGTCGATCTGCCGCTGGCGGTAGCGAAGCTGGCGGATGTAGTCATCCATCTTGAAGCCGACCCCGTTGACCCGCGCGATCTCTTCTTGGCCCCGGGCGACTACTTCGCGGTAGTAGCCGAAAAGCGGGATCGCGACCACCAGGAGGATGGCGACGACGCTGAGAGCGATCGCAAGCTGCTGCAGCCGTCGCTCGCGCTCCCACCGGGAGGCGTACCGATTGCCCCGACGTTTTGTCGCCTCGGGGCGGCGAAAGAGGTTACGAAGGCGGCTGAGGAACCCGGAGGAGGTCGGTGTCGGTTGCACGGTTCATCTCGCCCTTGACGCGGCAGCGCGCCGCATCCTTTTAACTCAGCCTACGGCTCAGTCTCGCCGGTTGGATTGGCAGCAGCCGGCGCGCTCTCGTCAGCAGGCTCTTCCGCGAGGTCTCCTTCAAGCACCTCTGCAGCCTCGCCTTCTTCCACCTCGCGGAGAGCGGCCGCCGGCCGGCGCTCATCTCGAGCGCGCCGCCGCTCCTCAGGCGGTCGGACCCCCACTCCTCCCGACCAGCGGATGTGATCGCCCGTGAACGGCAGCATGGCCAGCAGGCGAGCGCGCTTGATCGCGGTTGTCAGTTTGCGCTGATGCCGCGCGCAGGTGCCCGTCTTGCGACGAGGCTCGATCTTGGCACGGTCGGTAAGAAAGCGCCGCAGCTTCGACGGGTCCTTGTAGTCGATGACCAGATTCTTGTCCGCGCAGAAAGCGCACACTTTCCGGCGCGCCGAGTAACGCCGATAGCCATCTCCACGCCGGCTTTTCGCCTTCTGGCGCTCTGTCGTCACGCTGTTTTCCATCGCGACAATCCCTCGCTTCTTTTCGCCTCTTAGTAGTCACTCTCGTCGGCGTCGGCGTCGTCTCCAGACGGGAACTCCCCGCTGCTGAGAGGCGGGCGCCGCTGGCCGAGAAAGATCACATCGGTCGCCACCACCTCGAGCACCTTGCGCGCTTGGCCATCAGGTCCCGCCCAGGTCCGAGTTTGGAGCTTGCCTTCAACGTAGACCCGCTGTCCTTTCGTCAGCTGCTGGTCGCAGCGCTCAGCAAGTTTGCTGAACGTTACCACTTGAAACCATTCGGTCTCTTCGCGCCGCTCGCCGTCAGCTCCCGTCGCCAGCCGATTGACGGCTACATTGAACGTTGTTACCGGCTTGCCTGCCGGCGTATAGCGAAGCTCCGGGTCCTTCCCGAGATTCCCGATGATCATCACTTTACAGAGCCCAGCCATAGGTTCCTCGCCGCGAGCTCTTCTTCCTCAGCCAAACGCCAGCGCCTTACCTCTTGTCTAACCGAATGACGAGATGCCGAAGCACATCTTCGGAGATACGAAGCTGACCTTCGATCTCTTTCGTCGCATTAGGCGGGCAGGAAAAGTTTGTCAGCACATAGATCCCCTCACGATGGTGCTGGAGGGGATATGCCAAGCGCCGCCGACCCCAGATATCAGTCTTCTGGACTGTTCCTCCACGGCTTTCAATCAAACTCGTGACACGACCGACCGTTTGATCGATCTCCTCATCAGGAATTGTCGGCCGCAAGACGTAGACCATTTCGTAGTTAGGCAAACTGGGCCTTCCTCCTCACGGGTTTACCCTTGCCACTGCAGGGCAAGGGCGAAAAGGATGCGCCGGCCCGGAGGCCGGCGGGTATGCGCGAAACAGTCGGCTCGCAAACGAAGTATATCAGATGCGTTTGGCTATCGCGGCGGGATCACTCTCAGCGCTTTATCCGCTCTCTCTTATCAATGGCTTAGAAACTGCTCGTACCATTTGAATGTGTTAGGGAAATGAACACCAAGGAGCGCCTTCCATGCAGGAGCTGGAACAGCAACCACTCTGGAGCAGCAGCACGCCGGCATCGCCGCCGCCGATGCCGCCGGCAGCACCGCCAGCCCAGCCACGGACGAGTGTCTGGAAACCGCTTGGCATCGGGCTCCTGATCGGAACCCTTCTGATCGGCGCGCCAATCGGCGGCATCACTGGAGGAGTAGCAGGCAGCTTCCTCGCCTCGCGGGCCGCAGCCGGCCGAGCGAGCACTATTGCCGTGCCCAATCCGGTGCAGGTGCAGGCGGTCGCCGTCGCCCCCAATTCCGATCTCACCGCCATCTACGAGCGCGCCGTCAAGTCGGTCGTTCAGGTGAATGCGCGCGGCGGACGCGGCGGCGGGATCGGGTCCGGCTTCGTTATCGACCACGAGGGCCGCATCCTGACCAACAACCATGTCATCGACGGCGCAAGCCGGATTACCGTCCGCTTCAATGACGGCACCGAGATCGAGGCGCGCGTTCTCGGGCGCGACCCGGCCGGCGATTTGGCGCTTCTTCAGGCGCGCGTGCCGGCAGAAGTGCCGCCGCTGCCGCTCGCCGACTCCGATCTCGTCAAGCCGGGTGAAGTCGCTGTCGCGATCGGCAGTCCGCAAGGCCTTGGCTATTCGATCACGGCGGGGATCGTCTCTGGCATCGACCGCACCGCCGGCTCCGGCAGCGGGCGACCGCTGAGCGGTCTGATCCAGACCGACGCCGCGATCAATCCCGGCAACTCTGGCGGTCCGCTCTTGAACGGCCGCGGCGAAGTGATCGGCATCACCACGCTCGGCAGCACCGGCGTTCAGAACATCGGCTTCGCTGTCCCGATCAATGCCGCAAAGCGCATTCTTCCGCGGCTGATCGCCGGGGAGGTGATCCAGCACGCCTGGCTCGGCATCACCGCGGCGACGGCGCAGCCAAACAGCAGCGGGGTCGAAATCGCAGAGGTGATCGCCGGCTCGCCCGCTGCACGCGCCGGCCTCAGCCGCGGCGACATCATCACCTCCGTCGCGGGCAAGCCGGTGCGCGATGTCAATGAACTGCGCAGGGTGCTGGAAGAGCAGCGGGTCGGCCAGACGGTCACCGTCGAGTTCACGCGCGGGGGGCGACCACAGTCAGCGCAAGTGACGCTCCAAGCGTGGCCGACGACCTCCTAGCCGACAAGCACGCCCGCCCAAAGAGAGCGCCCCGCCGGCACTCCCGAGCGGGGCGCTCAGTTTCGAGGAACGCGACGGTTAGGCAAAGCCAAAGGTCGGCGCCGGCTCACCTCGCCAAGCAGGGACGGCGACGCCGAGGATCACTTGGTCTCGCCAGACATCGTACTGAATGCTGACCACGGTCCCGTCCCGCTCCCGATAGATCACGTCACGGCCGCCATACGTTCCCAGCCGGTCACCGGAACGGATCAATTCGCCGGGACGAAAGATCCGCGCCCCGCGTCCGTCGAGGTAATACCACGCCACATCGTTCACATCGGTTCCCATCATCGCATCACTGCGCGCTTTCGGCGCCATCTCTCTTGCATTATCTCGACAAGTATGGAGGCATGACGTAAGGAAGGGGTTTGACTTCTGTAAACAACTGGTAAGGGCTCTACTCTGCAGGGAGAAGATATTCCCGCAGAATCCAGCCCACGTTGCCGCGCGGGTCTTTCACGTTGCGCCAGACCCTCCCATCGAACTGGCGGTCTGGGCCCACAATCTCGAGGACAGAACCATCCGGCCAAGCGACGATCCCGCGGGCTTGGAGACTTGGCTCCGGCCGCAGGTAGGCGCCGAGCCCGTCGGTGTTGCCGATCTTGACCCGGATGACCGCCGGCGTCGGACTGGGAACTGGCGTCGGCGCTACCTGCGCTGCTGCAGGAGTTGGGGACGGCGCAGCGGTGTGCGGTCGAGCGAAAAGGGTCGCAAAGGTCACCGCGCTGAGGACAACCAGCAGCAGGAGCGAGGCGCCTGCCATCGCGACACCCCCCGCGACCTTGCTCAGGGGAAGCGGCCCGAGATTCGGAAGCGGCGCTATCTGGAACGTCGCGCGTCTCGGCTCCCAGAAATCGAACAGCCGGCGGCTGCAGGCGAGCTCGGTCCGGTTGACAACCTGCCGCTCGCGCACCGTCTTCAGCTTCGGATTGACGCACCAACCGAGAGCACGCACGGGCGACCGCCGGAAGTGGCGGCAGGTGCCACATTCTCGTCGAACGGCCATCTCGGCGCCTCTCTTCACCCACTGCGATTCTAGAACCGAGCAAGCAGCGGAACAACCACCTTCAGGCCTTGCGGCGCAGGCAGGCATGCGCGCGATTCCACGGATTTTTCCTCGTGAAGTGCTAGCAATCGCAGTCCGTCCGGACTAGGCTGTTCGCCGCAGACAACCGCCGCGTCGCACTTGGAGGGGCCTACGGCATCGTACGCGTCGTATCGAGGCTTCGGATCGCGCGGGAGCGACCTCCGCCGCCGCGTTGCGCTCGCCTTCATCGCAATCCTGTCGGTCGTGCTCCTTTTCGATCTCACCGCCTCCGGCGCCCTTGCCCGCATCGCCGGCCCAGACTCGACTCAATACGGATGGGCGATGCACGAATTTGCGCTGCGCGAAGCGCCGCGGATGACCTCGCCCCGGGTGCAGATGGTGCGTCCGGGCACGCGGCTGAAGCTGATCGACAGCGCCGGAGGCGAGATCCTCGACCCAAGCGGGCCTTCTCCCTCGAAATGGTATCTCGTCAAACCTGCCGATGGCGGCGAGGCGGGCTGGGTCTACTCCGGCTGGATCCGCCGCTAGGCCTCGAGGTACTCCTTTGTCGAGGGCAGCGCGCCAGCGCGCCGCGGATCTTCGGTCAGAGCGTCGGAGAGCGCGCGCGCGAGGCCTTTGAACGCCGCCTCTGCCCGGTGATGGTCATTGCCGGGGACAAGCAGCCGACAGTGGAGATTGAAGCGCCCCTCAGCGGCGAAGCTCTCGAGAAAATGCGGGATCAGGTCGGTCGGCAGCGACCCCAGCCGGTCCGTCGCGAACGGCAGGTCGATCACTGCCTTGCCTCGGCCGCCCAGATCAACCGCAACGAGGACTAAGCACTCATCCATCGGCATGATGCTGTGGCCCATGCGGCGAATCCCTTTGCGGTCGCCTGCCGCCTCAAGGAGGGCCTGCCCAAGCACAATCGCGACATCCTCGACTGTGTGATGCGCATCGACGTGAAGGTCGCCCGAGGCGCGGATCGTCATATCGATGCCGCTGTGCCGCGCAAGCTGGGCGAGCATGTGATCAAGAAAACCGATGCCAGTTGCAATGTCGGCATGGCCGCCGCCATCAAGATCGAGGCGCACTTCGACAGTCGTCTCGGCCGTCGTTCGGCGGCGTTCTGCCACTCGGCGCGGCGCACTCATCAGGCGGCAACCTCCTCCGGCAGGATGGTCGCGAGCGCGGCTGCCAGCCGGTCGGTATCTTCAGGCCGCCCTACGCTCACCCGGAGCGCATTCGCGAGCAAGGGGGTATCGTAATACCGGACAAGCACCCCCCGACGACGCAGCGCATCGCGCAAGGCGCGCGCGCTGGCGCCGACGACAGAACAGAAGATGAAATTCGCCGCGCTCTCGACCGGACGAAGATAGGGGCAGGCGGCGAGGGTGGCGGCCACGCGGGCGCGCTCGGCGAGCAGAGCGCCGATCGTCCGGGCACGATAGTCGGCATCGTCGAGGGCAGCACGGGCAGCCACCGCCGCCGCCACATTGACGTTGTAGGGCGGTTTGATCCGCAGCAGGGTCTCAGCAACGACCGGCGGGAAGACGCCGTAGCCGACCCGAAGGCCTGCCAAGCCCGCCCACTTGCTGAAGGTGCGCAAGAGGAAGACGTGGTCGTAGCGCGCGGTCAGGTCGAGCAGCGTTGTGCCGCTGAACTCGGCGTATGCCTCATCGATCACGAGAGGGACGCCCAGCTCAGCCAGCGCCACCGCGCTCGCGCGATCGAGGGGCGTGCCGGTCGGGTTGTTCGGCGCGGCGACCCAGATCAGCTTAGTGCGCGGCGTGATGGCAGCGCGAACCGCCGCCACGTCGACAGTGAAATCCGGGCGCCGCGCGACCGGGCGGTAGACCGCGCCGGCATTCTCGATCGAGAAGCGGTACATTCCGAAGGTCGGCACTAGATCAATCGCCTCGTCCTCGGCAGCGAGAAAGAGCCGGCAGAGGAGATCGATCAGTTCGTCGGCGCCGGCGCCCAACACGACCCGCTCCGGCGCCGTTCCGAGGTAGTCAGCGACCGCCCGCCGCAGGTCGTTATGGAGCGGGTCGGGGTAGAGGTGGTAGCCGCGGTAGGCCGCGAGCGCTTCGAGCACGCGCGGCGACGGCCCGTACGGATTTTCGTTCGCGTCGAGCTTCGCGATCTGGTCGGCAGGAATGCCCAGCTCAGCGCTGAGCGCGGCGAGCGAAGGCACCGGATGATACGGCTCTGCCGCGCGCAAGTGCGGGCGCATCAGCCGCGCGAGGTCAAGCTGGGTCTGGGTCACGCCTCCCGCTCCGCGCGAATTTCGACCGAGCGCGCATGGGCCGTCAATCCTTCCGCGCGCGCGAGCGTCGCGGTGGCCGGGATGAGCGCCGCCATCTTCTCCTTGCTGAGCGCGATCACGCTGATCAGCTTGACAAAATCATCGACGGTGAGGGGCGAATTAAAGCGCGCCGTTCCTCCCGTCGGCATCACGTGGCTCGGCCCTACAACATAATCGCCGAGCGCTTCCGTTGAATGCTCGCCGACAAACACCCCCCCCGCATTTTTGACCGCCGGCAGCCACTGCCACGGGTCGCGCAGATGAAGGCAGAGATGCTCAGGACCGTACTCATTCATCAGCGCGAACGCTGTGGCG
The Dehalococcoidia bacterium DNA segment above includes these coding regions:
- a CDS encoding enoyl-CoA hydratase; its protein translation is MNADALAATDEVLLAEDGPIATITLNRPAARNAMNRAMYRLLRALFEALNERADIRVVVLTGAGDKAFAAGADIAEFASLRTEADVLAYEQEVEGMLDALERLAKPVIAKIRGVATGGGCSLAAACDLRIAADDAQVGIPIARTLGNCLPLGNLSRLVDLIGPAHAKALLFTGRLLSAQEALAAGFLTEVTRPDDLDRRVDALARELAGHAPRTLQATKEGIRRLAAARRAVDGRDLLFFCYLSEDFREGVRAFLEKRRPVWTGR
- a CDS encoding glycosyltransferase 87 family protein gives rise to the protein MRPTEALYGEGIVLSQALAVAAGQPLYPPLGQPPYAVTAYTPLYYLIVALLSALTGPSLVPGRLLSLAAFALAAFCIALAVRRQTTWAWGMLAAFAFLAQPAATEWIGLHRVDSLALALSLAGLVVGARGRLLPAAALLLLSVMTKQTYLAAPAAIVAWLMLERRWRDAALFFGAFISPLATIVLTLDWTTGGNFLRHIVWANLNPYSASLVLDWIGWATTVAGPLFITGLVGLLVLPRSWLLWKLYFVFTTPNVVALGKDGASFNYWLEPLAAASLLAGGTLALLFATRPRFALAGAAAVFLVIAPSATSAAETVRRGPALAAADRPAVEWAIQAAREAPGDVLSEDLAITALAGKPLAFEYVIFSILWNEGRWREDELVADLDAGRYPRLILLGDDDPLAGDCLCMPPPVWEALRANYRKVDQAGRYVLYEFVGRAGYTARANGAAEEAAEDEYDQ
- a CDS encoding alpha/beta hydrolase → MNLLAPIERDFFVNGLKLHLLDWGGEEREPLLLLHGFASHAHAWDTLAIALQPHFRVLALDQRGHGDSDPADQYGPTFTASDIDGILDQLGIERLILIGLSMGGRNAMYYAATRPHRVTRLVVIDIGPEVSRRASEMAGPPEPETWESIEHAARHLHRSNPYPGIHYFRWVVSHSLKRREDGALVWKWSPTIRQRSGIGAEIDWWQIVRDIQAPTLILRGAFSPVLDAEVAERMAAELRDGRYVEIPESFHTLHEDNPEAVQTALEDFLGFRGVR
- a CDS encoding SurA N-terminal domain-containing protein; translation: MQPTPTSSGFLSRLRNLFRRPEATKRRGNRYASRWERERRLQQLAIALSVVAILLVVAIPLFGYYREVVARGQEEIARVNGVGFKMDDYIRQLRYRQRQIDSQADLFNQFGGQQFAQQIASQRSVLPTQIVFDWVDDELVRQLAPKMGIVVTPEEVDAQLRKDLEPLPAPTPEPTMGPADPFATPTPQPTPTPVPAPFEERYRNVLSFSGLSDAEYREQVRTRLLRQKLEEKLKAEVPTSAEQVHLRGILLSQESEAREVLEQLRNGGSWEQLAAEKSLDSMSRDKAGDLGWVARGVKDLDFDKAAFGLTGSGIEGPFSTRLGYWVLQRLDGPQVRELDSETLETIRGNAFSRWLDEQKKNGQNVIEYRITSDRQLWAQDRIEKEKTAQQRRLAQQNR
- the ssb gene encoding single-stranded DNA-binding protein; translated protein: MAGLCKVMIIGNLGKDPELRYTPAGKPVTTFNVAVNRLATGADGERREETEWFQVVTFSKLAERCDQQLTKGQRVYVEGKLQTRTWAGPDGQARKVLEVVATDVIFLGQRRPPLSSGEFPSGDDADADESDY
- a CDS encoding trypsin-like peptidase domain-containing protein; this translates as MQELEQQPLWSSSTPASPPPMPPAAPPAQPRTSVWKPLGIGLLIGTLLIGAPIGGITGGVAGSFLASRAAAGRASTIAVPNPVQVQAVAVAPNSDLTAIYERAVKSVVQVNARGGRGGGIGSGFVIDHEGRILTNNHVIDGASRITVRFNDGTEIEARVLGRDPAGDLALLQARVPAEVPPLPLADSDLVKPGEVAVAIGSPQGLGYSITAGIVSGIDRTAGSGSGRPLSGLIQTDAAINPGNSGGPLLNGRGEVIGITTLGSTGVQNIGFAVPINAAKRILPRLIAGEVIQHAWLGITAATAQPNSSGVEIAEVIAGSPAARAGLSRGDIITSVAGKPVRDVNELRRVLEEQRVGQTVTVEFTRGGRPQSAQVTLQAWPTTS
- a CDS encoding SH3 domain-containing protein, which gives rise to MLLFDLTASGALARIAGPDSTQYGWAMHEFALREAPRMTSPRVQMVRPGTRLKLIDSAGGEILDPSGPSPSKWYLVKPADGGEAGWVYSGWIRR
- the hisB gene encoding imidazoleglycerol-phosphate dehydratase HisB encodes the protein MSAPRRVAERRRTTAETTVEVRLDLDGGGHADIATGIGFLDHMLAQLARHSGIDMTIRASGDLHVDAHHTVEDVAIVLGQALLEAAGDRKGIRRMGHSIMPMDECLVLVAVDLGGRGKAVIDLPFATDRLGSLPTDLIPHFLESFAAEGRFNLHCRLLVPGNDHHRAEAAFKGLARALSDALTEDPRRAGALPSTKEYLEA
- the hisC gene encoding histidinol-phosphate transaminase encodes the protein MTQTQLDLARLMRPHLRAAEPYHPVPSLAALSAELGIPADQIAKLDANENPYGPSPRVLEALAAYRGYHLYPDPLHNDLRRAVADYLGTAPERVVLGAGADELIDLLCRLFLAAEDEAIDLVPTFGMYRFSIENAGAVYRPVARRPDFTVDVAAVRAAITPRTKLIWVAAPNNPTGTPLDRASAVALAELGVPLVIDEAYAEFSGTTLLDLTARYDHVFLLRTFSKWAGLAGLRVGYGVFPPVVAETLLRIKPPYNVNVAAAVAARAALDDADYRARTIGALLAERARVAATLAACPYLRPVESAANFIFCSVVGASARALRDALRRRGVLVRYYDTPLLANALRVSVGRPEDTDRLAAALATILPEEVAA